The following nucleotide sequence is from uncultured Roseateles sp..
TGAACGATCCGCAGCGGCCGTTCGAGCACATCGCCTTCACCGTGCCCTTCAATATGAGCGAGCAGCCGGCCGCCAGCATCAACTGCGGCTACACGGCCAGGGGCCTGCCGATAGGCTTGCAGATCATCGGCAAACGCTTTGACGATCTGGGCGTGCTGCAGCTGGCCCGGGCCTTCGAGCAGATGCGCGGCGCCCAGCATGCCTGGCCCAAGCCGCCGGCCGAGTAGCCCAGACCAGTGCCCGCCATGCAGGATTGCTTTGGCAACCCGGTCACGCTCGCCGATGCCGGCAGCCTGGCCGCGCTGAACGACTTCGTCGCGGGCTTTGCCGCCTGCCAGCTGCGCGTGCTGAAGGTGCTGGACATTGCCGCGCAAGAGCCCGGCGTGCTGGTCCAGGCCTATGCCGCGGCCCTGCATCTGTTTGCCGAGACGCCGCAGGCACCTACCCATGCACAACCCTTTCTGGACCGGGCTCTGAACCCGCTGCAGCCGGCCACGCCACGGGAGCGGCTGTTCGCCCGCGCCGTCCAGGCCTGGGCAGAAGGCGCCGTCGATCAGGCGCTGGCCCGGCTGGAAGCGCTGCTGCGCGAGCACCCGCGCGATCTGGTGGCGCTGAAGCTGGCCCAGGTGCTGGCCTTCAACCTCGGTGACTCGCCGCGCATGCTGCGCCTGGCCCTGCTGTGCCGGGCGGCCGCAGCCGATCTGTCCTATCTGCACGGCATGCTGGCCTTCGGCTACGAGCAATGCCACTGGATGCCCGAGGCCGAGGCCAGCGCGCGCCGGGCGCTGGCCATGCAGCCCCGCGAGCCCTGGGCCCAGCATGCGCTGGCCCACGTGATGCTGACGCGGGGGCGGCTGACCGAGGGGCGTGACTTCATGCAGGCCGCCAGCCCCGGCTGGCAGGGCCTGAACTCCTTCATGCAGACGCACAACTGGTGGCACCTGGCCCTGTTCCAGCTGGAGCTGGGCGATCTGGATGAGGTGCTGCGCCTCTATGACGATCAGGTCTGGGGCGTGGCCAAGGACTACTCGCAGGACCAGGTCAACGCCGTCTCGCTGCTGGCGCGCATCGAGCTGGCGGGTGGTGATGTCGGCGCGCGCTGGCAGGCGCTGGCCCCGTTTCTGGTGCCGCGGGTCAAGGACCAGGTGCTGCCGTTTCTGGATCTGCACTATCTGTACGGCCTGGCCCGTGCCGAGCAGCCGGAGGCCGATGCCCTGCTGCGCAACCTGATCCGCTTTGCGCCGCTGGCGCCGGCCGCCCAGCGCGGCGCCTGGCTGCGCGTGGCCGTGCCGGCCGGGCGCGGCCTGCTGGCCCATGCGCGGGGGCGCTTCGAGGAGGCCGTGGACCAGCTGGGCCAGGCGCTGCCGCGCCTGGTCGAGATCGGCGGCAGCCATGCGCAGCGCGATCTGTTCGAGCAGATCCACATCGAC
It contains:
- a CDS encoding tetratricopeptide repeat protein; translated protein: MQDCFGNPVTLADAGSLAALNDFVAGFAACQLRVLKVLDIAAQEPGVLVQAYAAALHLFAETPQAPTHAQPFLDRALNPLQPATPRERLFARAVQAWAEGAVDQALARLEALLREHPRDLVALKLAQVLAFNLGDSPRMLRLALLCRAAAADLSYLHGMLAFGYEQCHWMPEAEASARRALAMQPREPWAQHALAHVMLTRGRLTEGRDFMQAASPGWQGLNSFMQTHNWWHLALFQLELGDLDEVLRLYDDQVWGVAKDYSQDQVNAVSLLARIELAGGDVGARWQALAPFLVPRVKDQVLPFLDLHYLYGLARAEQPEADALLRNLIRFAPLAPAAQRGAWLRVAVPAGRGLLAHARGRFEEAVDQLGQALPRLVEIGGSHAQRDLFEQIHIDALLRAGRYSAAQNLLQPRLNAAPGSQRLRRQLDELNRNLGL